Proteins encoded within one genomic window of candidate division WOR-3 bacterium:
- a CDS encoding pyruvate, water dikinase regulatory protein — translation MATRERWIFIVSDSSGLTCETVVKAALTQFTTTNVYIKKYSQVRTVEQLREIMEEAAQYTAVVAYTFVITELRKEIIALSLQLGVPVIDILGPVLSRLQDLLELSPMAVPGLFRHLNQDYYERIECINFAVKHDDGRNIKDIDQADLVLLGVSRTSKTPISIYLAYRGIKTANVPVVYGRPLPEQVLRLPSSKIIGLTVDPERLRDIRLVRASRLKMELSDPYVNLDEIKKEVNYALTLFREHNFTILDVTSRSIEEAATAIMEIIGKKGRS, via the coding sequence ATGGCAACAAGGGAGAGGTGGATATTTATTGTATCGGACTCTTCTGGCCTTACCTGTGAAACCGTTGTTAAAGCTGCATTGACCCAATTCACAACCACAAATGTTTATATCAAAAAGTATTCTCAGGTTCGTACCGTTGAGCAATTGAGAGAAATAATGGAGGAGGCTGCACAGTACACGGCTGTTGTTGCCTATACCTTTGTAATAACTGAATTGAGGAAGGAAATCATCGCCCTTTCACTGCAGCTTGGTGTTCCTGTAATTGATATTTTGGGACCTGTACTCTCGCGTCTACAGGACCTTCTGGAACTCTCTCCAATGGCTGTGCCGGGGCTTTTCAGACATTTGAATCAAGATTACTACGAAAGGATCGAGTGCATAAATTTTGCCGTTAAGCACGATGATGGAAGGAATATAAAAGACATTGACCAGGCAGACCTCGTTCTCTTAGGGGTCTCCAGAACTTCAAAAACGCCGATATCGATTTATTTGGCTTACAGGGGAATAAAAACGGCCAACGTCCCGGTTGTTTACGGAAGGCCTCTGCCAGAACAGGTTTTAAGACTTCCTTCATCTAAGATTATAGGACTTACGGTCGATCCTGAGCGTTTAAGGGATATAAGGTTAGTAAGGGCAAGTAGGTTAAAGATGGAATTGAGTGATCCATACGTAAATTTAGATGAAATCAAAAAAGAAGTGAATTATGCCCTAACCCTTTTCCGTGAGCACAATTTTACAATCCTTGATGTTACTTCACGGTCTATTGAAGAGGCAGCTACGGCCATAATGGAGATAATTGGGAAAAAAGGACGTTCTTAG